Proteins encoded together in one Candidatus Neomarinimicrobiota bacterium window:
- a CDS encoding ABC transporter permease, producing the protein MFKILIEDVFIALSAIISNRLRTFLTMLGIVIGILAVTLMGTLIEGLDGAFERSISFLSRDVLFVSRHKWFGGSDQWWETRNRRHMKVEYAAKIKELSQYAIAAAPTMSRSATVRYLDKAVPNVRTTGTTDEYLQTTTFDIENGRFFTAGESRAGAPVCVLGYDVAEQLFESEDPVGKKVKLGPHQFRVIGVIEKQGKFLGLFSQDNQTVIPLGTFQKVFARRGWTQINVKVPAGYIGAATEEITGIMRRIRGLKPQERDDFAINQQEAFRTQYNAIKFAIGGTGIFITVLSLMVGGIGIMNIMFVSVKERTREIGIRKALGATRKVIMMQFLLEAIFICGFAGLFGLGISFVGSRAIDRLVFPSSMPLWLAMVAFLLSLLVGVVSGLAPSYRAARLDPIEALRYE; encoded by the coding sequence ATGTTCAAGATCCTTATCGAAGACGTTTTCATCGCCCTTTCCGCCATTATCTCCAACCGCCTTCGAACGTTCCTCACCATGCTGGGGATTGTCATCGGCATTCTCGCAGTGACCTTGATGGGCACTTTGATTGAAGGTCTCGACGGGGCGTTCGAACGAAGCATATCGTTTCTGTCACGAGATGTTCTGTTCGTTTCCCGGCACAAGTGGTTTGGCGGGTCGGACCAGTGGTGGGAGACCCGGAACCGCCGGCATATGAAAGTGGAATACGCCGCAAAAATCAAGGAGTTATCCCAGTACGCCATCGCGGCGGCGCCCACCATGTCCCGGTCAGCCACAGTGCGGTACCTGGACAAGGCCGTCCCCAATGTTCGTACCACCGGGACAACCGATGAGTACCTTCAAACCACGACGTTTGACATTGAAAACGGTCGATTCTTCACCGCCGGAGAGAGCCGGGCAGGAGCACCCGTTTGCGTTCTCGGTTATGATGTGGCTGAACAACTTTTCGAAAGTGAGGATCCCGTCGGCAAAAAGGTGAAACTCGGACCTCACCAGTTTCGTGTCATCGGAGTCATCGAGAAACAGGGGAAATTCCTCGGCCTGTTCAGCCAGGATAACCAGACCGTCATACCCCTGGGTACGTTTCAAAAGGTATTTGCCAGGCGAGGATGGACGCAGATCAACGTGAAAGTGCCCGCAGGATACATCGGGGCGGCAACGGAGGAGATCACGGGGATCATGCGGAGAATACGGGGGTTGAAGCCCCAGGAGAGAGATGATTTCGCCATCAACCAGCAGGAAGCCTTCCGTACACAATACAATGCCATCAAGTTTGCTATCGGAGGAACCGGAATCTTCATTACCGTACTTTCATTGATGGTGGGCGGCATCGGCATCATGAATATTATGTTTGTCTCCGTGAAGGAGCGCACGCGGGAGATAGGAATTCGCAAAGCACTGGGGGCTACAAGAAAGGTCATTATGATGCAGTTCCTGCTCGAGGCCATATTCATCTGTGGATTTGCCGGCCTCTTCGGTCTGGGAATCTCCTTTGTGGGAAGCAGGGCCATCGACCGGTTGGTCTTTCCATCCTCCATGCCGTTGTGGCTGGCAATGGTCGCTTTTCTCCTGTCGCTTCTTGTGGGCGTGGTCTCAGGCCTGGCTCCCTCCTACAGAGCAGCCCGACTCGATCCCATCGAGGCGCTCCGTTATGAATGA
- a CDS encoding CTP synthase produces the protein MPRKPAKYIFVLGGVMSGLGKGIATASIGYLLKSRGLTVTVMKLDPYLNVDPGTMNPFQHGEVFVLDDGSETDLDLGHYERFIDVDMSRENNATTGQIYQSVLDKERRGDYLGQTIQVIPHITDEIKNRILGINRPKRFDVVITEVGGTVGDIESQPFLETIRQMRLDLGRQNCLIVHVTLLPFVQASEELKTKPTQHSVMKLREIGLEPDVILCRTPSHISRSVREKISLFCNVLPSHVVEARDVESIYEVPLVFHRQKLGDLISEQFGIDGVKPDISKLQKFITGYKKPSREVRIALCGKYTELPDAYKSVLEAFVHAGVENDARISVNWINTEELEKDADCEELLNGVQGVLVLPGFGDRGTEGKVLAAKYAREKRVPYLGICLGLQTAVIEFARNVCGLEKANSTEFRKKTPYPVIDLMPGQRNVKDKGATMRLGAYTCEIRPGTKTFRAYRKRKISERHRHRYEVNNEYRSTLEEHGMYVAGVNPDLDLAEIVEIRDHPWFIGTQFHPELRSRVDRAHPLFRDFVKASLKFQDSK, from the coding sequence TTGCCTAGAAAGCCTGCCAAGTACATTTTCGTTCTGGGCGGCGTCATGTCGGGTCTTGGCAAGGGGATAGCGACGGCGTCCATCGGTTACCTTTTGAAGAGTCGCGGGCTGACGGTAACAGTCATGAAGCTCGATCCCTATCTCAACGTGGATCCCGGGACGATGAACCCTTTTCAGCACGGTGAAGTTTTTGTCCTTGATGATGGGTCGGAGACTGACCTCGATCTCGGGCATTACGAGCGCTTCATTGACGTGGATATGAGCAGGGAGAATAATGCGACCACGGGGCAGATTTACCAGTCGGTTCTGGACAAAGAACGCAGGGGAGACTATCTGGGTCAGACGATTCAGGTCATTCCACACATCACGGATGAAATCAAAAACCGTATTTTAGGTATAAACAGGCCCAAGCGTTTCGATGTGGTTATCACGGAAGTGGGCGGAACCGTGGGCGATATTGAAAGTCAACCGTTCCTGGAAACCATTCGACAGATGCGTCTGGATCTGGGCCGGCAAAACTGCCTCATCGTGCACGTCACCCTTTTGCCCTTCGTGCAGGCGAGTGAAGAACTCAAGACCAAGCCTACCCAGCACAGTGTCATGAAGCTCAGGGAAATCGGCCTGGAGCCCGACGTTATTCTGTGTCGAACGCCTTCCCATATTTCGCGATCGGTAAGAGAGAAAATATCCCTGTTCTGCAACGTGTTGCCGAGCCACGTTGTTGAGGCGAGGGATGTGGAAAGCATTTACGAAGTTCCCCTGGTGTTCCACAGGCAGAAGTTGGGTGATTTGATTTCTGAGCAGTTCGGGATTGATGGTGTGAAACCGGATATTTCGAAGCTCCAGAAGTTTATCACGGGGTATAAGAAGCCCAGCCGGGAAGTAAGGATTGCCCTGTGTGGCAAGTATACGGAACTTCCCGACGCCTACAAAAGCGTCCTGGAGGCCTTTGTCCATGCGGGAGTGGAAAATGACGCCCGGATTTCCGTTAACTGGATCAACACCGAGGAGCTGGAAAAGGATGCAGATTGTGAAGAGCTTTTGAACGGTGTCCAGGGTGTGCTGGTCCTCCCCGGGTTTGGTGACAGGGGCACTGAGGGCAAGGTACTTGCCGCCAAATACGCCAGGGAGAAGCGGGTTCCCTATCTGGGTATTTGTCTGGGTCTGCAAACGGCCGTTATTGAATTCGCCAGAAATGTATGTGGTTTGGAAAAAGCGAACAGTACGGAGTTCAGAAAGAAAACGCCTTATCCCGTCATTGATCTTATGCCGGGACAGAGAAACGTGAAGGATAAGGGTGCCACGATGCGGCTGGGGGCTTACACGTGTGAAATCAGGCCGGGTACAAAAACCTTCCGTGCCTACCGGAAAAGGAAAATATCGGAACGCCACCGGCACCGATATGAAGTGAACAATGAGTACCGGTCAACACTGGAAGAGCACGGTATGTACGTCGCGGGGGTTAATCCGGATTTGGACCTGGCTGAGATTGTTGAAATAAGGGATCATCCATGGTTCATAGGTACGCAGTTTCATCCTGAGCTCAGGAGCAGGGTGGACAGGGCTCATCCCCTTTTTCGTGATTTTGTCAAGGCGTCCCTAAAGTTTCAGGATTCTAAATGA
- the kdsA gene encoding 3-deoxy-8-phosphooctulonate synthase, whose translation MKVTVGNIEFGGNHLPVIAGPCVIESEDHSVKMADALKSICEELDIPFVFKSSFDKANRTSVGSFRGPGLDKGLEILQKVKEKAGVAILTDIHGPEQAGPVGEVVDIIQIPAFLCRQTDLLLAAGETGKCVNVKKGQFLAPWDMTNVVKKIESTGNTDILLTERGVSFGYNNLVSDMRALPFLKEMGYPVVFDATHSAQRPGGLGDRSGGDRDTIPSLARAAVAAGFDAIFVEVHDSVDEAKSDAVTQWPLERTKNLLSTLKKIRELVMDGEVA comes from the coding sequence ATGAAGGTCACGGTGGGGAACATTGAGTTTGGCGGGAATCATCTCCCGGTCATAGCCGGACCGTGTGTCATTGAGTCAGAGGATCATTCGGTGAAAATGGCTGACGCACTCAAGTCGATTTGTGAGGAGCTTGATATCCCGTTTGTCTTCAAATCTTCCTTTGACAAAGCGAACCGGACGTCGGTAGGGTCATTCCGAGGGCCTGGCCTGGATAAAGGGCTGGAGATCCTTCAGAAAGTGAAGGAGAAGGCGGGAGTGGCGATATTGACCGACATCCACGGGCCGGAGCAGGCCGGTCCCGTTGGTGAGGTGGTGGACATTATTCAAATACCTGCGTTTCTTTGTCGTCAAACCGATCTCCTCCTCGCAGCCGGCGAAACGGGTAAATGCGTCAACGTAAAAAAGGGTCAATTTCTCGCACCATGGGATATGACTAATGTGGTGAAGAAGATAGAATCCACTGGAAACACCGACATCCTGCTCACCGAACGCGGTGTCAGTTTCGGTTACAACAATCTGGTTTCTGACATGCGGGCCCTCCCATTTCTCAAAGAGATGGGTTATCCGGTTGTCTTCGATGCCACCCACAGTGCCCAGCGGCCCGGCGGTCTCGGAGATCGTTCGGGTGGCGATCGCGACACCATTCCAAGTCTTGCCCGGGCGGCCGTGGCCGCCGGGTTCGACGCGATTTTTGTTGAAGTTCACGACAGCGTGGATGAGGCGAAGAGTGATGCCGTGACGCAATGGCCGCTGGAAAGAACGAAAAACCTGCTCTCGACTCTCAAGAAGATCCGAGAACTGGTCATGGACGGGGAAGTTGCATGA
- the lptB gene encoding LPS export ABC transporter ATP-binding protein, with the protein MKDPERDGKILMGRGLKKSYGKRMVVRGITIELKKGEIVGLLGPNGAGKTTTFYMITGMIRPTAGNVYFGEEDITEMPMYKRARKGIGYLSQEASIFAKLSVEDNLRLVLEMTGLSGEEQERKLESLLEDLSISQIRARKGYNLSGGERRRTEISRALITDPDFMLLDEPFAGIDPIAVEDIQSIIKSLKDRNIGVLITDHNVRETLSITDRAYLLYDGQVLKSGTAEFLARDGEARKLYLGQRFKLD; encoded by the coding sequence ATGAAAGATCCCGAGCGCGATGGCAAGATTCTCATGGGCCGCGGTCTGAAGAAATCGTACGGCAAACGAATGGTTGTGAGGGGAATTACGATTGAACTCAAAAAGGGAGAGATCGTGGGGCTTCTGGGTCCCAACGGTGCAGGCAAGACGACAACCTTCTATATGATTACCGGGATGATCAGGCCCACAGCCGGAAATGTATATTTCGGCGAGGAAGATATCACCGAGATGCCCATGTACAAGAGGGCGAGAAAGGGGATCGGATACCTGTCACAGGAAGCATCCATCTTTGCCAAGCTTTCCGTGGAAGACAACCTGAGGCTTGTCCTTGAAATGACGGGACTTTCGGGCGAGGAACAGGAGAGGAAACTTGAATCCCTTCTGGAAGACCTGTCCATCTCGCAGATCAGGGCTCGCAAGGGATATAATCTTTCCGGTGGCGAACGGAGGAGAACCGAGATCAGCAGGGCGCTGATCACGGATCCGGATTTCATGCTCCTGGATGAACCTTTTGCAGGCATCGATCCCATCGCCGTCGAGGATATCCAGTCGATAATAAAGTCCTTGAAGGATCGAAACATCGGTGTTCTTATCACCGACCATAATGTGCGGGAGACGTTATCCATAACCGATCGGGCTTATCTGCTCTATGACGGGCAAGTTTTGAAATCGGGGACGGCGGAGTTCCTGGCCAGAGACGGGGAAGCTCGGAAGTTATATCTCGGCCAACGCTTCAAACTTGATTGA
- the lptC gene encoding LPS export ABC transporter periplasmic protein LptC, which produces MMRYVVSLFLMVIAGCGNTGDTETALTLSREELPDQETWNPTIVLTREGRKRAVVRSGHLAKYEDRREVILDEKVDTDFYSVDEEHMSNVKSDRALVFEASDNLLAIGNVVVVSDSGVTLYTDSLFWDHKKGQIATQDTIMLTTESMDTLYGIGFESNVDLTHWKIHKPWGVADR; this is translated from the coding sequence ATGATGCGCTATGTGGTGAGCCTGTTCTTGATGGTCATTGCGGGGTGTGGCAACACGGGAGATACGGAGACTGCCCTGACGCTTTCCCGGGAAGAGTTACCGGATCAGGAAACCTGGAACCCCACCATAGTGCTCACGAGAGAAGGGAGAAAACGGGCGGTGGTGAGATCGGGTCATCTGGCCAAATATGAGGACAGGCGGGAAGTAATCCTGGATGAGAAAGTGGACACGGATTTCTATTCCGTGGATGAAGAGCATATGTCAAATGTCAAGTCGGACAGGGCCCTTGTTTTCGAAGCGAGCGATAATCTTCTGGCCATCGGTAACGTGGTGGTTGTTTCGGACAGTGGAGTGACGCTCTACACCGATTCTCTTTTCTGGGATCACAAGAAGGGACAGATTGCCACGCAGGACACCATCATGCTGACGACCGAGTCAATGGATACGCTGTACGGCATCGGTTTCGAATCCAATGTCGACCTGACTCACTGGAAAATTCATAAACCGTGGGGAGTCGCGGATCGATAG
- a CDS encoding ABC transporter ATP-binding protein, whose translation MINSQKSQMNSDHIISLNQIVRDYELGEDQVVHALRGVDFEVTRNDYVSIMGPSGSGKSTLMNIIGCLDTPTSGTYKFEGEMVHEMDDNQLASIRNRRIGFVFQTFNLLPRATALRNVELPLVYRGSPPDERREAARGALKSVGLESRMEHRPNELSGGERQRVAIARALVTEPSIILADEPTGNLDSTTGEEIMEVLGSLHNTGNTILVVTHEQYIAAHAGRTIHLLDGLISDDSRHDS comes from the coding sequence ATGATCAATAGTCAAAAGAGTCAGATGAATTCGGATCACATCATTTCTCTCAATCAAATTGTGAGGGATTACGAACTTGGTGAGGATCAGGTCGTTCACGCGCTGCGAGGCGTCGATTTTGAGGTGACACGGAACGACTATGTGTCCATCATGGGACCGTCGGGTTCCGGCAAATCCACCCTCATGAACATCATCGGATGCCTCGACACCCCCACGAGCGGCACCTACAAGTTTGAAGGGGAGATGGTTCATGAAATGGATGACAACCAGTTGGCGTCCATCCGCAACCGGAGGATCGGTTTTGTGTTTCAGACGTTTAACTTACTTCCCAGGGCGACGGCACTCAGGAACGTGGAACTTCCCCTTGTCTATAGAGGGAGCCCACCGGACGAAAGACGTGAAGCAGCCAGAGGTGCTTTGAAGAGCGTGGGATTGGAAAGTCGCATGGAACATCGACCCAATGAACTTTCCGGGGGAGAGAGGCAGCGGGTGGCCATAGCCAGGGCCCTTGTGACGGAACCCTCCATCATTCTGGCGGATGAACCCACGGGGAATCTCGACAGCACGACGGGCGAAGAAATTATGGAAGTCCTCGGTTCCCTTCACAATACGGGAAACACCATTTTGGTGGTTACCCACGAGCAGTACATAGCCGCCCATGCGGGGAGGACCATTCATCTTCTGGACGGCCTGATTTCCGACGACAGTCGACACGATTCCTGA
- a CDS encoding HAD hydrolase family protein, with protein sequence MTFHLKKAAGKIKIILSDLDGVFTDGTIYKGSDGIELKRFSVLDAAGVALVRAAGIRMAIISGRYSPATDVRVMEMGLEKDCYQGNLNKMDAYYELRSKYDFSDEEAAFIGDDIIDLTIMETVGLPIAVANAHPRAKQIAKYTTQARGGEGAVREAVEMILESKGIYESALERVRQRTSDGKDDLVHDE encoded by the coding sequence ATGACGTTCCATCTGAAGAAAGCCGCGGGAAAGATCAAGATTATTCTTTCCGATCTGGATGGGGTATTCACGGACGGCACCATCTACAAGGGCAGTGACGGAATCGAGCTGAAACGTTTCAGTGTTCTTGACGCTGCCGGCGTCGCCCTCGTCAGAGCCGCGGGGATACGAATGGCAATCATTTCAGGCCGGTATTCACCGGCCACCGATGTGAGGGTCATGGAGATGGGGCTCGAGAAGGACTGTTATCAGGGGAACCTGAACAAGATGGACGCCTACTATGAACTGCGGTCCAAGTACGATTTCAGTGACGAAGAAGCCGCGTTCATTGGAGACGATATTATCGACCTAACCATCATGGAAACTGTCGGACTTCCCATCGCCGTCGCGAATGCTCATCCACGGGCAAAGCAGATAGCGAAATACACCACACAGGCCAGGGGAGGCGAGGGAGCTGTCCGCGAGGCGGTGGAGATGATTCTGGAAAGCAAGGGTATCTACGAATCGGCCCTGGAGAGAGTTCGTCAAAGAACCTCGGATGGAAAGGATGATTTAGTCCATGACGAATAA
- a CDS encoding ABC transporter permease, which translates to MNIRLLGQELKEGLVMSLEAIRDNKLRSSLTLLGIAIGVFSVVGVMTALRTLETSIERGLNIFGTNTFAVQKYPAIQIGWHSRMKYRNRKSITLDHFERLQTRAQLPKVVSVGDDWGGRLIQYKDRKTKGNVGLYAGDEWTLRNYNTYIGDGRNITREDIRFSRDICVLGMDVADILFPFEDPLGKNVVMDGVRYLVVGTAEPQGQMFGSSRDNFIAIPISVFLENYGRRWTSLVITVEAESAELYDATMDETIGLLRTIRKIPPGEENDFEIVSNATLIETFGRFTGGVKLFAFIISIIALVVAGIGIMNIMLVSVTERIKEIGIRKAVGATRRNILTQFLIESIFLSEFGGLVGIIFGILGGNVVAALFNIPAVIPLDWAFFGLLVCSIIGIGFGSYPAYKAAKLDPIESLRYE; encoded by the coding sequence GTGAATATTCGGCTGCTCGGTCAGGAATTGAAGGAGGGACTCGTGATGTCACTGGAAGCGATCCGTGACAATAAACTCCGCTCCAGCCTCACGCTTCTGGGGATAGCCATTGGTGTATTTTCGGTCGTGGGCGTCATGACCGCACTCCGTACGCTGGAAACATCTATCGAGAGAGGTCTGAACATCTTCGGGACAAACACGTTTGCGGTTCAAAAATATCCGGCCATTCAGATCGGATGGCATTCCCGTATGAAGTATCGAAACCGAAAGAGTATTACCCTTGATCATTTCGAAAGGCTTCAAACGCGGGCTCAACTACCGAAGGTGGTATCGGTAGGAGATGATTGGGGAGGACGTCTGATCCAGTACAAGGACCGTAAGACAAAGGGAAATGTGGGGCTTTATGCGGGGGATGAGTGGACACTGAGGAATTACAACACCTACATTGGTGATGGAAGGAATATCACCCGTGAGGATATCCGCTTTTCAAGAGACATTTGCGTCCTCGGAATGGATGTGGCTGACATCCTTTTCCCTTTCGAAGATCCGTTGGGAAAAAATGTCGTGATGGACGGAGTCAGGTATCTCGTGGTTGGCACTGCGGAACCCCAGGGGCAAATGTTTGGCAGCAGCCGGGATAATTTCATTGCCATCCCCATATCGGTTTTTCTCGAAAATTATGGTCGCCGCTGGACCTCGCTGGTCATCACCGTGGAGGCGGAGTCGGCAGAACTCTACGATGCAACCATGGACGAGACAATCGGGCTGCTCAGGACCATCAGGAAGATTCCTCCCGGGGAGGAGAACGATTTCGAAATCGTATCCAACGCAACGCTTATTGAGACCTTTGGCAGGTTTACGGGCGGAGTAAAACTGTTCGCCTTCATCATCAGTATTATCGCACTCGTCGTGGCAGGGATTGGGATCATGAATATCATGCTGGTCTCAGTGACGGAGAGAATCAAGGAGATCGGGATCCGGAAAGCTGTGGGGGCCACCCGCAGGAACATCTTGACCCAGTTTCTCATCGAGTCGATTTTCTTGAGCGAATTCGGGGGTCTCGTGGGCATCATATTTGGCATTCTGGGAGGAAACGTTGTCGCGGCCCTTTTTAACATTCCCGCTGTGATTCCCCTGGATTGGGCTTTCTTCGGACTCCTCGTCTGCTCCATCATCGGAATAGGGTTTGGGAGTTACCCCGCATACAAAGCCGCGAAACTTGACCCTATTGAGTCGTTGAGATATGAGTAG
- a CDS encoding KpsF/GutQ family sugar-phosphate isomerase, whose translation MTNKKRKPTDVGREVIEIEAEAVARLVDRIDRDFERAVELIAQCSGRVVVTGMGKSGLISQKIASTLASTGTPANFLHPAEALHGDLGMVTGDDLVLVVSRSGETGEIVQLMYAFFHLGTKVVALVGRKESTLASMADVALDASVDREACSLDLAPTASTTAALAMGDALAIALMERKGFERDDYALLHPSGALGKRLHLRVRQIMHARDQLPVVKVDSDVKSTLLEISQKRLGVAIVMADNGELAGIITDGDLRRAFEQDGHIMDRTAESLMTKDPKWVSEDTPAIQALEIMEEFSITSLFVYKDDRFSGIPAGIVHIHDILKSGLT comes from the coding sequence ATGACGAATAAGAAGAGAAAACCGACTGATGTTGGTCGTGAGGTCATCGAAATCGAGGCGGAGGCCGTGGCCAGACTGGTTGACAGGATTGACAGGGATTTCGAGCGGGCAGTGGAGTTGATTGCTCAATGCAGCGGCCGGGTCGTGGTCACGGGTATGGGGAAATCCGGCCTTATTTCCCAGAAAATCGCCTCCACGCTTGCCAGCACGGGGACGCCGGCCAACTTCCTCCACCCGGCGGAGGCTCTCCACGGAGATCTCGGGATGGTCACCGGGGATGACCTGGTGCTCGTAGTTTCGAGAAGCGGAGAGACGGGCGAAATTGTTCAGCTCATGTATGCATTTTTCCACCTGGGGACGAAAGTGGTTGCCCTGGTTGGGAGGAAGGAATCGACACTCGCTTCCATGGCGGACGTGGCACTTGACGCAAGCGTCGACAGGGAGGCGTGCTCCCTCGATCTCGCTCCCACAGCCAGCACCACAGCCGCTCTGGCTATGGGTGACGCTCTGGCCATTGCTTTGATGGAGAGAAAGGGATTCGAGCGTGACGATTACGCCCTCCTACACCCCTCGGGTGCCCTGGGGAAAAGACTGCATCTGAGAGTAAGGCAGATTATGCACGCGAGGGATCAGCTCCCTGTGGTAAAGGTGGACTCGGACGTGAAGTCCACTCTTCTGGAAATCAGTCAGAAGCGCCTTGGAGTGGCCATCGTCATGGCAGATAACGGAGAACTGGCCGGCATCATCACTGATGGAGACCTCCGTCGAGCGTTTGAGCAGGACGGGCATATCATGGACAGAACCGCGGAATCTTTGATGACCAAGGATCCAAAGTGGGTGTCTGAGGATACTCCGGCCATTCAGGCACTGGAAATTATGGAAGAATTTTCCATCACGAGTTTATTTGTCTACAAGGACGATCGATTCAGTGGAATACCTGCGGGTATTGTACACATCCATGATATTCTAAAGTCAGGATTGACGTAA
- the rpoN gene encoding RNA polymerase factor sigma-54, whose amino-acid sequence MVELRQSLEQRQRLTPQQILQTVLLQLNTLDLEDRIMEELENNPVLEMEESEAEEPESSDKGDQDEGVDWGDLVNSPEDYRIRTRYDKGQEHREMPIPYRPDPIDRLLEQIRLLDITGEERRIAEEIAWNIDERGYLASDVEIIADRLSVSPEKVEEILHTVQRLDPPGLGARSLQECLRVQLEVNSRSDLTLEIVTHRFEDFANRRFEKLRRGLGCSREELNEAMDIISRLNPKPGEGAPTSSADYIVPDLIVEEVDGELVVSVNDSNVPVLRLSPVYINLLETEDGADPDLRRFLRKKVGSAHWFMQAVQQRQMTMLKVMKAIMTRQPDFFRGDTSALKPMVLKDIADRINMDISTVSRVTRGKYVQTPYGLYELKYFFSERITTETGDEVSTKIVKDGLKEVVEKEDKQHPYSDDKLAEIMKKLGYPIARRTVAKYRDQMKIPVARLRRRP is encoded by the coding sequence ATGGTTGAACTGAGACAATCATTGGAACAGCGTCAGAGACTGACGCCCCAGCAGATTCTGCAGACGGTCCTGTTGCAGTTGAATACTCTCGATCTGGAAGATCGGATCATGGAGGAGTTGGAGAATAACCCTGTTCTGGAAATGGAAGAGTCGGAAGCTGAAGAGCCGGAATCTTCAGATAAAGGGGACCAGGATGAAGGGGTGGATTGGGGCGATCTCGTAAACAGTCCTGAAGACTACCGGATCCGAACCAGGTACGATAAGGGCCAGGAGCATCGGGAGATGCCCATTCCTTACAGGCCAGATCCGATAGATCGACTTCTGGAGCAGATCCGGCTGCTTGATATCACCGGGGAGGAGAGAAGAATCGCGGAAGAGATAGCCTGGAATATCGACGAAAGAGGCTATCTCGCCTCAGACGTAGAAATAATCGCGGACAGACTGAGCGTCTCACCGGAAAAGGTGGAGGAAATTCTCCACACGGTTCAGAGGCTTGATCCCCCCGGGTTGGGGGCCAGGAGTCTGCAGGAGTGTCTCAGAGTTCAGCTCGAGGTCAATTCGAGGAGTGATCTGACACTGGAAATCGTTACCCATCGATTTGAAGATTTTGCCAACCGGAGGTTTGAGAAACTGAGGCGGGGCCTCGGTTGTTCCAGGGAAGAATTGAACGAGGCGATGGACATCATATCGCGTCTGAATCCCAAGCCGGGAGAGGGTGCCCCTACGTCGAGTGCGGACTACATTGTTCCGGATCTCATCGTGGAGGAAGTGGATGGAGAACTGGTTGTCTCTGTAAACGACTCCAATGTCCCGGTACTCCGTCTGTCGCCGGTCTATATCAATCTGCTGGAAACTGAGGATGGGGCCGATCCCGACCTTCGAAGGTTTCTCCGCAAGAAGGTGGGTTCCGCCCACTGGTTCATGCAGGCCGTCCAGCAGCGGCAGATGACCATGTTGAAGGTGATGAAGGCGATTATGACCCGGCAGCCCGATTTTTTCCGCGGTGACACCTCCGCGCTGAAACCCATGGTTCTGAAGGACATCGCAGACCGCATCAATATGGACATATCAACCGTGAGCCGGGTCACCCGGGGGAAATACGTTCAGACACCCTACGGTCTGTATGAACTGAAATATTTTTTCTCCGAAAGAATAACAACGGAGACCGGAGACGAAGTCTCCACAAAGATTGTCAAAGATGGACTCAAAGAGGTGGTGGAGAAAGAAGACAAGCAGCATCCCTATTCCGATGACAAGCTGGCGGAAATCATGAAAAAACTTGGGTATCCCATTGCCCGCCGGACGGTGGCGAAATACCGCGACCAGATGAAAATCCCGGTGGCAAGACTGAGAAGGAGACCCTGA
- a CDS encoding 3-deoxy-manno-octulosonate cytidylyltransferase, with the protein MKKKPGPRIVGVIPARYHSSRFPGKVLIPVDGLPMVAQVYARAARATVLDTVTVATDSQRVARAMDILGIPLVMTSSNCRTGTDRVAEVARDGEGDIYVNIQGDEPFIEEEIIEQAVQPFLDDSRLKMGTVATTSLNGEQWADVNVVKVRVTEDGFADDFFRSSSGPYPPPNTYKHIGLYVYERKFLLDFSRMKRTSEEKERHLEQMRALDHGIPVKVVITLHDHFSINSPEDLARAREVSGVA; encoded by the coding sequence ATGAAAAAGAAGCCCGGCCCCAGAATTGTGGGCGTTATTCCTGCCCGGTACCACTCGTCAAGGTTCCCCGGAAAGGTATTGATTCCCGTTGACGGTCTCCCCATGGTGGCCCAGGTCTACGCGCGGGCAGCAAGGGCGACTGTACTGGATACGGTCACGGTGGCCACGGACAGCCAGCGGGTGGCCAGGGCGATGGATATTCTGGGGATACCTCTGGTTATGACTTCGTCCAACTGCAGGACGGGCACTGACCGTGTCGCGGAAGTGGCCAGAGATGGTGAGGGTGATATATATGTCAATATTCAGGGAGACGAACCGTTTATTGAGGAAGAGATCATTGAACAAGCTGTTCAGCCGTTTCTTGACGACAGCCGGCTCAAAATGGGGACCGTGGCGACCACCTCATTGAATGGCGAACAGTGGGCCGATGTTAACGTGGTAAAAGTTCGAGTAACGGAAGACGGTTTTGCAGATGATTTCTTCAGGAGTTCATCTGGCCCGTATCCCCCGCCCAATACGTACAAGCACATCGGTCTTTATGTTTACGAGAGGAAGTTTCTCCTCGACTTCTCACGCATGAAGAGGACGTCGGAGGAGAAGGAAAGACATCTTGAACAGATGCGGGCCTTGGATCACGGCATCCCCGTAAAGGTCGTCATCACACTCCACGATCATTTCAGCATTAACTCACCGGAAGACCTTGCGAGGGCTCGGGAGGTATCAGGGGTTGCCTAG